In Oscillospiraceae bacterium, the genomic stretch ATCACAGGATGTGAGAAAAACAATATTCCAAAAAATATCTCCCTTAAAATATTTGATAAAATAAAAGAATTTGCAAAATATGCCTTTAATAAATCCCATGCCGCATGCTATGCTTATGTGGCTTATCAGACTGCATACTTAAGATATTATTATAAAACAGAGTTTATGGCAGCACTTATGACAAGTTTTACCGAAAACCAGAATAAAATCATAGAGTATATTAAAACTTGTGATAATGTCGGAATAAAAGTTATTTCACCATCTGTGAATTTAAGCGATATTAAATTCACAGCGATGGACGGGAATATTATTTTCGGTCTTAATGCCATAAAAAATGTAGGCTATAATACTGCAAAAGAAATAGTGGCAGAAAGAAATCAAAAAGGAAAGTTCTCAGACTTTGATGATTTTGTTATGCGTATGGTTGACAGGGACTCGAACAAAAGAGCAATAGAAAGTCTTATTAAAGCAGGTGCTTTTGACGAGTTTTCGGACAGGCTCCCTCTTCTTAAAACTTATGAGGAAACAATTGATTTTTATCTTAATAATAAAAAGAGTAATGTTCCTGGTCAGTTAAATCTTTTTGAAAGTTATGAAACCGAAAAGAGAAAACCTGTAAAAAAGACGGGAGATAATAATTCGCCTTTGTGTCTTAAGATGGAAAAAGAAGTGCTTGGTGTTTACCTTTCCACACATCCGCTTAAAAACAAGGAAGACATTATTAAAAAAGTAGTTACAGATTACAGTTATATACTAAATGATACTGAAAACATAAACTTAAAAGATGGAAAAAATGTAACTATGGTCGGAATAATAGAAAATAAAAATGTGCGTGCAACAAGAAAAGGCGACCAGATGGCAACTTTCAGATTAGAGGATATGTACGGCTCTGCGGAAATGATTGTTTTCCCTAAAGCATTTTCAAAGTACAGTACATTTATATCAAATGACTCAGTTGTCTTAGTAAAAGGAACTCTTATAATAAATGAAGATGAAAGAAAAGTAAATGTAACGGAAATTTCTCTTTTTAATGAAGAAGCAATTACCGAAAAACTTTATATACGAATAAAGGATAACTCTCTTATTGATAAAATGAAAGTGATTTTAAAAGAGTACAGCGGAAGTACGCCTGTATATGTTTACTTTGAAAAAGAAAAGAAAAACACTCTGGCAGAAAAATCTATGTGGGTAACTTTAAGTAAAACACTAAAGAAAGAACTTACTGAACTTTTAGGGGAAGAAAATGTTGTAATAAAATAGCATTGCTGTAGCAATACAGCTAAATTCGCTATCGCGAACTAAATTGAGTAAACTCAGCTAAATTATTTCGTAGCTAAATTGACCTATGGTCAGCTGGTAGCGAATTTAATTTAGCTGTTTTGAAAAAACAATTTAGCTATGGCGTGAAACAAAATAATTTAGCTTTGAACTATAGTTCAAAATTTAGCTGAAATAAACTGAATGGATGTGATAATATGGCAGAAAGTATAATGCTTGTTAAAGCAAAAGATTTTGCTGTTGAGATTATAAATATGTGCAAAATGATTAAGGAAACAAAACGGGAGAGTGTTTTAACAAATCAACTTATACGTTCCGGAACATCAATCGGTGCAAATATTCATGAATCGAAATATGCACATGGTACTGCTGATTTTATTTCTAAAATGCAAATTGCCTTGAAGGAATGTTATGAATCAGAATATTGGTTAGAACTTCTTAATAGAACGGGATATTTATGCGATGAACAGTATAAATCAATAGCTAATAATTGTGGGCAAATTCGCAGAATGTTAATATCTTCAATTAATACTGTTAAGACAAAACAATGAGTTTTGATGCGAATGATAATAGTGCCAAATGTTGACAAGGTCAATATATAACATAAGAAAGAAGTGAAAATATGGTTGAATCAAAAGTCTGTAATTTCCAAGATTTATATAGAAAGTACTGCTCTGAAGAAACACCAACAAGGTTTTTCGAATTATTCCACTACACAAGTGCAGATGGCTTATTAGGCATAGTAAAAAATGAGCAAGACGAACGTGGAAAACTTCACTTTTGGTTTACAAGAAGCGATTGTTTGAATGATACATCTGAAGGAATCCATATTTTGTCTTTGTTTCGTGAAATGTGTTCTAATTTGCTCAAAGAAAATGTTATAACTCAATCTTTTTATGATGCTATAAAAAGCGCAGAAATTTCTGACCATCACTTTGTAAATTTTCCAATTCCTTCTCGCGAAGATTTCACACATGAAAGTGTATTGGATTGTGTTCCGTGTCATGCCTATATATGCAGTTTTTCATTAAAAGAGGATTCTCTTGATATGTGGAGATATTACTCTAAAGGCAACGGAGGTTACGGACTAAAATGCTATTCATTACTTTTTGATGAGTATAAAGATTATGAGTATTCTGACTATCAAGAAGATGCAATGTTTAGTTTAATTCGATCTTATAGAGTAATCTATAGTGATGAAGAAAAAAAGCAAATTCTAAAGAATATAATTACGGATACCTTTAATGCGTTTGAATATTCTAATGAGGCAATAGACGACAAATATAAAGAAGCAAAAGGTTTCATTCAACATACTTTGAAAGTTTTTCAATTTCAATTTAAACATGAATGCTATTCAACGGAACAAGAGTTTAGATTTGTTTTTTATTTACCCTATGAAAGGCCTAAGTTGTTAGAAAACAAAATGCCAAGTGTAAAATTCAGGGCACAAAATGGAATGCTGATTCCTTATATTGATTTAGTTGTAGAAAAAGGAAATTCTTATTTAAGTGAAGTATTGATTAGTCCTTTTGTTGAAAATAAAAATATAGTGGCAACTACAAGAGATTATTTAACGAGTTGTGGTTTTCGTTGTATAGTAAATAAATCAGAACTGCCGGTAAGAAGATAAGTCGCAAAATGTTCTTATAATGGTGATGGAACATTGCATGGTTTGTTATAAAAATGATTCTAATTTGTTATGTTTTTCTATAACTTAACACAATGCTAAATCGAGAGTTTGTAAATAATAGATACAAATGACAAATCGGAGGAAAACTTATGAGAGATAAAGAACAAAGAACAGCAATAAAAAAGTTTGTTGAATATTGGTCAGACAAAGGATATGAAAAGGGCGAAAGCCAGCCATTCTGGATTGAATTACTGGGTAATGTCTTTGGTGTGGAAAACCCCGCCCATTACATAAAATTTGAAGAACAGGTACATTTGGACCATACTAGTTTTATAGATGGATTTATACCTTCAACACATGTTTTGATAGAGCAAAAGGGTGCAGGGAAAGATTTGAGAAAAGCCATTAAACAATCAGACGGCAGTTCCCTTACGCCTTTTCAGCAAGCACAACGTTATTCTGCGGTATTACCTTATTCAAAGCGTCCTCGTTGGATAATAACTTGTAACTTTGAAGAATTCTTGATATATGATATGGAAAAACCTACAGGAGAGCCTGAAAGCATCTTGCTTAAAAACTTAGAGAAAGAGTATTATCGCCTGCAATTTCTTGTGGATGCAGAGGATGAAAATATTAAAAAAGAAATGGAAATCTCTATACAGGCGGGAGATATTGTAGGAATGCTTTATGACGAACTTTTAAAACAGTATTTAAACCCCAATAATGAAGATTCGCTTAAGAGCCTTAATATGCTTTGTGTTCGTTTGGTATTTTGTCTCTATGCAGAAGATGCAGGTATCTTTGGAGGGCATAATAAGTTTCATAATTATTTGAAAAATGTATCAGCAAAGGATGCACGTAGAGCGTTGATTGATTTGTTTAAGGTGCTTGATACAAAACCGGAAGAACGTGACCCATACATGGACAAGGCACTTCTTGATTTCCCTTACGTAAATGGTGGTTTGTTTGCAGATGAAAATATAGAAATACCACAACTCAATGAGAAAATATTGAATTTAATTCTTGAAAAAGCAAGCGAAGATTTTGATTGGAGTGGTATCAGTCCCACTATCTTCGGAGCGGTGTTTGAAAGCACATTAAATCCAGAAACAAGACGTAGCGGTGGTATGCATTATACATCTATTGAAAATATACATAAGGTAATTGCCCCATTGTTTTTGGACGAACTGCGTGAAGAGTTTGATAGTATTTGCAGTATAAAGGTCGGCAAAGTTCGTGAAAATAAAATAGAAGCATTCAGAGAAAAACTGGCAAGTCTTACATTTTTAGACCCTGCTTGCGGAAGCGGTAATTTCCTTACAGAAACCTATATGTCTTTAAGACGTTTGGAAAATGAGGCTCTGCTCGAACTTACAGGGGGTCAGATGCTTCTTGATTTAGGTAATGTTATAAAGGTATCTATCGGTCAGTTCTACGGTATAGAAATTAACGACTTTGCAGTTACGGTTGCAAAGACAGCCCTATGGATAGCAGAAAGTCAGATGCTTAAAGAGACAGAGAGCATTATAAACATGGACTTGGACTTTTTACCCCTTAAATCTTATGCAAATATTGTAGAGGGTAATGCTTTACGTATTGATTGGGAATCGGTTGTTCCGAAAAATAAACTTAACTATATTATGGGTAATCCGCCGTTTGTGGGCGCTCGACTTATGAGTAAAGAACAAAAGGAGGATTTACTAACAGTATTTGGTGCTAAATGGAAAAATGCAGGTAATCTTGATTATGTTTCTTGTTGGTATAAAAAATCTGTAGATTTAATGGAAGAAACATCGATTAGAACTGCTCTTGTGTCAA encodes the following:
- a CDS encoding four helix bundle protein, which codes for MAESIMLVKAKDFAVEIINMCKMIKETKRESVLTNQLIRSGTSIGANIHESKYAHGTADFISKMQIALKECYESEYWLELLNRTGYLCDEQYKSIANNCGQIRRMLISSINTVKTKQ
- a CDS encoding DUF2971 domain-containing protein; its protein translation is MVESKVCNFQDLYRKYCSEETPTRFFELFHYTSADGLLGIVKNEQDERGKLHFWFTRSDCLNDTSEGIHILSLFREMCSNLLKENVITQSFYDAIKSAEISDHHFVNFPIPSREDFTHESVLDCVPCHAYICSFSLKEDSLDMWRYYSKGNGGYGLKCYSLLFDEYKDYEYSDYQEDAMFSLIRSYRVIYSDEEKKQILKNIITDTFNAFEYSNEAIDDKYKEAKGFIQHTLKVFQFQFKHECYSTEQEFRFVFYLPYERPKLLENKMPSVKFRAQNGMLIPYIDLVVEKGNSYLSEVLISPFVENKNIVATTRDYLTSCGFRCIVNKSELPVRR
- a CDS encoding class I SAM-dependent DNA methyltransferase, with translation MRDKEQRTAIKKFVEYWSDKGYEKGESQPFWIELLGNVFGVENPAHYIKFEEQVHLDHTSFIDGFIPSTHVLIEQKGAGKDLRKAIKQSDGSSLTPFQQAQRYSAVLPYSKRPRWIITCNFEEFLIYDMEKPTGEPESILLKNLEKEYYRLQFLVDAEDENIKKEMEISIQAGDIVGMLYDELLKQYLNPNNEDSLKSLNMLCVRLVFCLYAEDAGIFGGHNKFHNYLKNVSAKDARRALIDLFKVLDTKPEERDPYMDKALLDFPYVNGGLFADENIEIPQLNEKILNLILEKASEDFDWSGISPTIFGAVFESTLNPETRRSGGMHYTSIENIHKVIAPLFLDELREEFDSICSIKVGKVRENKIEAFREKLASLTFLDPACGSGNFLTETYMSLRRLENEALLELTGGQMLLDLGNVIKVSIGQFYGIEINDFAVTVAKTALWIAESQMLKETESIINMDLDFLPLKSYANIVEGNALRIDWESVVPKNKLNYIMGNPPFVGARLMSKEQKEDLLTVFGAKWKNAGNLDYVSCWYKKSVDLMEETSIRTALVSTNSVVQGDSVAILWKQLFEKGVHIDFAHQTFHWESEANNKAQVYCVIIGFSIAVLNRKKIIYSSERPMIAANINAYLIDAPNTFIESKSLPLCNVPKMDFGSMPNDGGFLSNYSRDEKDMILNNYPEAEPMFKKIVGAQEFINNTERYCLWLKGISPKDIKQIPPIIHAVENVRQVRSNSNREATRKLAETPTLFGEIRQPETDYLLIPSATTQKRKYIPIGFMNKDVISTNLNLIISNANLYHFGVLTSNVHMCWMRAVCGRLGDNYRYSIKIVYNNFPWPTPTAEQQAKIEKTAQAILDARALYPDCSLADLYDELTMPPELRKAHQENDRAVMQAYGFDVKSTTESSCVAELMKMYQELTK